The proteins below come from a single Denticeps clupeoides chromosome 15, fDenClu1.1, whole genome shotgun sequence genomic window:
- the ube2nb gene encoding ubiquitin-conjugating enzyme E2Nb, producing MAGLPRRIIKETQRLLAEPVPGIKAEPDEGNARYFHVVIAGPQDSPFEGGTFKLELFLPEEYPMAAPKVRFMTKIYHPNVDKLGRICLDILKDKWSPALQIRTVLLSIQALLSAPNPDDPLANDVAEQWKTNEAQAIETARTWTRLYAGNNIEV from the exons ATGGCAGGGTTGCCGCGTAGGATCATCAAG GAAACCCAGCGCCTGCTGGCGGAACCCGTCCCCGGGATCAAAGCCGAGCCGGACGAAGGCAACGCCCGCTACTTCCATGTGGTCATTGCCGGCCCCCAGGACTCGCCCTTCGAAGGGGGCACCTTCAAACTCGAACTCTTTCTGCCCGAGGAGTATCCAATGGCGGCGCCTAAAGTGCGCTTCATGACCAAAATCTATCACCCCAACGTGGACAAGCTGGGGAGAATATGTCTAGACATTTTAAAAG aTAAGTGGTCTCCAGCCTTGCAGATCCGCACAGTACTTCTATCCATCCAGGCATTACTAAGCGCTCCCAACCCAGACGATCCACTTGCAAACGACGTTGCGGAACAGTGGAAGACCAACGAAGCCCAAGCCATCgaaacag